In the genome of Phaeodactylum tricornutum CCAP 1055/1 chromosome 18, whole genome shotgun sequence, one region contains:
- a CDS encoding predicted protein — protein MVGLRFKRSVGPAADVKELQFVIALHQTCAPDTRENAAVGSVDIARLLASRHGLHITSTQAEDLVRSLGGGDTIGKAPEKKKTPSAIRFGLFSKKQALSTTQADGEVPALSASRLGALLHHSSTHSSMENNNNSRLLESASLGLRQNGGLETNSSLLSEAKEELADPSQYTEEIDELDDRDETEEEAVVVEDTFTNDMFSEQYLDMVQLLSTLLIPTFARAVREYKVGVDILPPIPEPKTNSWFSPFSRLVWQLRTMLLHREQTVLDSLRASSDGSLLQQILQIMVTKTGESEPTVDEDFVRRLLVRYGESERAENIKLVQQMVEMASSPSGLFDEEALANAVASDLTQWDVPSEGRLSSMFYDIFYESNPHDVKNLEADDLMSGADEEAAEKKEPTKCAHACCKCFSCVFGRCRASPLFKAELFNIDMVVDCHSSAGSFAVSRLVQVETLTVRLFSLIVSSGVYGTAILAQPDIKNNCNLEEFWCKIFQTVFSWVVVMVVLSASGVLVLMPLSSGNNPYRRNPRRQLYAVGAAVVYAVVPFVLMNVFVEETKNDEERAIDSDEFRVLREFTMILGLILAGLFLIQMFLSSLRLRRGFSTRRAGVFDHITSTSNTRGEARLKHAATRKTRKIMENAISVHRIDTEAALRGTRQQLHRHQAAVDTSTMRNFIVHGEQYELAGGTMWTWLRILDGSLFDTEGIWLNTRLIVLQMAQVIVAAVFSFLLFLGVGLLAESAGNARDDLKPGFPSWVSDIVPTPLMVRVSLYPATIAAIVVMVLLISLYIPSAVSTILKYRSQFLPSLGSPYFVKYRAAVDYTYVNTANAIYGMIGAASLYWLMVGWLIFLCVWPFSQ, from the exons ATGGTGGGTTTACGTTTCAAGCGTAGTGTAGGTCCGGCGGCAGATGTGAAGGAGCTTCAGTTCGTGATTGCCCTGCACCAGACGTGTGCGCCGGATACAAGGGAGAACGCGGCGGTCGGTTCGGTGGACATTGCGCGTTTGTTGGCCTCGCGGCATGGTTTACACATCACTTCCACGCAAGCAGAGGATTTGGTTAGGTCTTTGGGCGGTGGAGATACAATCGGAAAAGCTcccgaaaagaaaaagacacCGTCAGCGATAAGATTTGGAttgttttcaaaaaagcaaGCGCTCTCGACGACGCAGGCCGATGGCGAAGTTCCAGCTTTGTCGGCCTCCCGATTGGGAGCTTTACTGCACCACAGCAGTACTCATTCTTCCATGGAGAACAATAATAATTCTCGATTGTTGGAATCAGCCAGTTTAGGATTACGTCAAAATGGGGGGCTGGAAACGAATAGTTCATTACTTTCTGAGGCAAAAGAGGAATTGGCCGATCCGTCACAGTATACAGAAGAAATAGACGAACTTGACGATCGCGATGAgacggaagaagaagcggTAGTAGTGGAGGACACTTTCACAAATGATATGTTTTCTGAACAGTATTTGGACATGGTTCAGCTTCTGTCCACCTTGCTCATTCCAACTTTTGCTCGGGCCGTCCGTGAGTACAAGGTGGGCGTTGATATCCTCCCGCCCATCCCGGAGCCTAAAACAAACTCGTGGTTCTCTCCATTTTCGCGACTTGTGTGGCAGCTGCGTACCATGCTGCTTCATCGTGAGCAAACTGTTCTTGACAGCTTGCGCGCCTCTTCGGATGGAagccttttgcaacaaattTTGCAAATCATGGTAACGAAGACTGGCGAGAGTGAGCCCACAGTAGATGAAGACTTCGTCCGCCGACTGCTGGTACGATACGGTGAATCTGAAAGAGCCGAGAATATCAAGCTTGTCCAGCAAATGGTAGAGATGgcatcgtcgccgtcggggcttttcgacgaagaagctctCGCCAATGCCGTGGCATCCGATCTTACACAATGGGATGTACCCAGTGAAGGACGACTGTCCAGTATGTTTTATGATATCTTCTATGAATCAAACCCACATGATGTAAAGAACCTGGAGGCGGATGATTTGATGTCAGGCGCTGACGAAGAGGCGGCAGAAAAAAAGGAACCTACCAAGTGTGCTCATGCCTGTTGCAAGTGTTTCTCTTGTGTTTTTGGACGTTGTCGCGCAAGCCCGCTCTTCAAGGCGGAGCTCTTCAACATTGACATGGTCGTCGATTGCCATTCCTCAGC TGGATCTTTTGCCGTTTCCCGTTTAGTGCAAGTCGAGACGCTGACAGTGCGTTTGTTTTCTCTGATCGTTAGTTCTGGAGTATA TGGTACTGCAATCCTAGCTCAACCCGACATCAAAAACAATTGTAATTTGGAAGAATTTTGGTGCAAAATATTCCAAACAGTCTTCTCTTG GGTGGTGGT GATGGTTGTTTTGTCGGCTTCGGGTGTTTTGGTCCTCATGCCGCTCAGTTCGGGAAATAACCCGTACCGCAGAAATCCTCGCAGGCAGCTATATGCTGTAGGAGCTGCTGTGGTGTACGCTGT GGTACCCTTTGTCCTCATGAATGTTTTCGttgaagaaacaaaaaatgaCGAAGAGAGAGCAATTGACTCTGATGAGTTTCGCGTACTCCGAGAGTTCACAATGATTTTGGGCCTAATTTTGGCTGGCTTATTTCTTATTCAGATGTTCTTGTCTTCGCTCCGTCTGCGAAGAGGATTTTCTACACGTCGGGCTGGAGTTTTCGACCATATCACATCAACTTCGAACACTCGAGGCGAAGCTCGGCTTAAACACGCAGCGACACGAAAAACGAGAAAAATAATGGAAAATGCCATTTCTGTGCATCGTATAGATACAGAAGCTGCTCTACGGGGAACACGACAACAACTCCATAGACACCAGGCTGCGGTAGATACTTCAACGATGCGGAATTTTATTGTACACGGAGAACAGTACGAGCTCGCTGGAGGAACGATGTGGACTTGGTTGCGCATTCTCGACGGCTCACTTTTCGATACGGAAGGGATTTGGCTAAATACCAGGCTAATAGTCTTGCAGATGGCGCAAGTTATTGTTGCAGCagttttttcgtttcttttgtttctcgGCGTTGGATTGCTAGCTGAATCAGCAGGCAATGCAAGGGACGACTTGAAACCGGGGTTTCCGAGCTGGGTCTCCGACATTGTCCCTACACCTCTCATGGTGCGCGTGTCGCTGTACCCCGCCACAATTGCCGCGATTGTAGTCATGGTTCTTCTCATCAGCCTTTACATTCCAAG TGCGGTTTCCACAATTCTGAAATACCGAAGTCAGTTTCTGCCTTCTCTAGGGTCTCCATATTTCGTCAAATACAGAGCTGCCGTCGATTAC ACCTATGTGAACACGGCAAACGCTATCTAT GGTATGATCGGTGCTGCTTCCTTGTATTGGTTGATGGTCGGTTGGTTAATCTTCCTTTGCGTCTGGCCATTCTCGCAG
- a CDS encoding predicted protein, whose translation MAGNDGLIKSFGEGCQLWSATLQQTQPASDVISDKVVLLYFSAHWCGPCRRFTPALASLYKSLKARNEDFEVVFCSMDRTAAEYRSYTDEMPWWSLPHKSPALGKLANLYGAVGIPHLVVLEKDGSVLHSDGIGEVSVDPEGKNFPWRPKKLVELLPASYIGQDKSEHSISDLNDKYLMLYFSAHWCPPCKQFTPKLSQAYTALKEHRDNFELLFVSSDHDQSSFDEYFAEMTFGAIPFAAREAKAAISSKLQVRGIPTLMIFGPCPADGGDRPLINGYIRGVIEQGDYISEFPYVPKAYGDLNKTTDNINNYKCVIVFHEAGDDEEHGEIQEALKGASDAYVGRGELKFYWAFAITGLSKTVREALEIGPIGDAPVMIVLDIPNQGSFYVSEAPEITTTNILRFVQYPGERKQL comes from the exons ATGGCTGGAAACGATGGATTGATTAAGAGCTTCGGTGAAGGGTGCCAATTGTGGTCAGCGACTTTGCAACAAACGCAGCCAGCTTCGGATGTGATTTCCGATAAGGTG GTTCTGCTCTATTTTTCGGCACATTGGTGTGGAC CTTGCCGCCGATTCACTCCCGCTTTGGCTTCGCTTTATAAATCACTAAAGGCTCGAAACGAAGATTTTGAAGTTGTCTTCTGCTCGATGGATCGCACGGCGGCTGAATACAGGTCGTATACGGATGAAATGCCTTGGTGGAGTTTGCCGCATAAATCACCCGCTTTAGGAAAGTTGGCAAACTTGTATGGAGCCGTCGGAATTCCTCATCTAGTGGTTCTGGAGAAAGATGGTAGCGTCCTGCATTCGGACGGTATTGGAGAAGTGTCGGTGGATCCTGAGGGGAAGAACTTCCCTTGGCGGCCAAAGAAGCTTGTGGAGCTATTGCCAGCAAGCTACATTGGTCAAGACAAAAGTGAGCACTCCATATCAGACTTGAACGATAAATACTTGATGCTATATTTTAGCGCTCACTGGTGCCCTCCGTGTAAGCAATTTACGCCTAAGCTGAGCCAAGCATATACTGCTTTGAAAGAGCATCGAGATAATTTTGAG CTGCTATTCGTTAGCTCCGATCACGACCAGAGTTCGTTTGACGAGTATTTTGCGGAAATGACCTTTGGTGCGATACCCTTTGCTGCGCGTGAAGCAAAAGCtgcaatttcttccaagcTGCAAGTGCGTGGCATCCCTACGCTCATGATTTTTGGTCCGTGTCCTGCAGATGGAGGGGACCGTCCTTTGATCAACGGATACATTCGTGGGGTGATCGAGCAAGGAGACTACATTTCCGAATTTCCATACGTCCCTAAAGCCTACGGAGACTTGAATAAGACTACGGACAATATTAACAATTACAAGTGCGTGATCGTGTTTCACGAAGCCGGAGATGATGAGGAGCATGGGGAAATACAAGAAGCGTTGAAGGGGGCATCGGATGCGTACGTCGGCAGAGGTGAACTCAAGTTTTACTGGGCATTCGCGATCACCGGATTGTCCAAAACGGTTCGGGAGGCACTCGAAATAGGTCCAATCGGAGATGCCCCTGTTATGATCGTTCTTGACATTCCTAATCAGGGGTCCTTTTACGTAAGTGAAGCTCCCGAAATCACCACAACAAATATACTTCGTTTCGTACAATACCCTGGGGAACGAAAGCAGTTATAG
- a CDS encoding predicted protein encodes YYDILEVAPDADASAIKRSYYLLARKYHPDKCPNDEKAANKFKDVAEAYQVLSDPELRAKYNKDGKDGLSADKTSVADGGAPKIDPAVLFAFLFGSDKFTNYVGRLASATSAAVGDSPKISAKDARTLQKRRVTRLAIAMIAKIAPYVDACESSSGSTEALEAEWTTEAKELSEASYGHQLVTTIGQVYNIMAVMYEGSTESGQGLPKMSQWAAGKRAKMNNSKAANKNQMDTMKAGFDMVKLQSQLQQKMANAKSDEEKQEVAKEMEESSVGILLRVLWTTTVVDITSTLHEMCHMIFYDQSVEAKTRKHRATAVKKLGEIWMEIPEP; translated from the coding sequence TACTACGATATTTTGGAAGTAGCGCCGGACGCTGACGCGTCCGCCATCAAACGCAGTTACTATTTGCTGGCGCGCAAGTACCACCCCGACAAGTGCCCTAACGACGAAAAAGCTGCCAACAAGTTCAAAGATGTGGCCGAGGCATATCAAGTTTTGAGTGATCCGGAATTGCGCGCCAAGTACAACAAGGATGGCAAGGACGGATTATCGGCCGACAAGACATCCGTGGCGGACGGCGGTGCGCCCAAGATCGATCCGGCGGTGCTATTCGCCTTTCTGTTTGGATCGGACAAGTTTACCAACTATGTTGGCCGCTTGGCATCGGCCACTTCGGCTGCGGTTGGTGATTCTCCCAAGATATCCGCCAAGGATGCGCGTACTCTGCAGAAGCGGCGTGTGACGCGACTAGCAATCGCGATGATTGCCAAAATTGCACCGTACGTGGATGCTTGCGAAAGCAGCAGTGGTAGTACGGAGGCTCTAGAAGCCGAATGGACGACTGAAGCCAAAGAGCTGTCCGAAGCCAGTTACGGACATCAGTTGGTGACAACTATTGGTCAAGTTTATAACATTATGGCAGTCATGTATGAAGGCTCTACGGAAAGTGGCCAAGGCTTACCCAAGATGAGTCAATGGGCTGCCGGGAAACGTGCGAAAATGAATAACTCCAAGGCAGCCAACAAGAATCAGATGGACACCATGAAAGCTGGGTTTGATATGGTCAAACTACAATCTCAGCTTCAACAGAAAATGGCAAATGCGAAATCGGACGAAGAGAAGCAAGAGGttgccaaagaaatggaagagtCGTCGGTCGGTATTTTGTTGCGCGTGCTGTGGACTACAACAGTGGTAGATATCACCTCCACGTTGCATGAAATGTGCCACATGATCTTTTACGATCAGTCGGTCGAAGCCAAAACCCGAAAGCATCGCGCAACGGCCGTTAAGAAGCTGGGTGAGATTTGGATGGAAATTCCCGAGCCG